A single Callithrix jacchus isolate 240 chromosome 4, calJac240_pri, whole genome shotgun sequence DNA region contains:
- the MDC1 gene encoding mediator of DNA damage checkpoint protein 1 isoform X8 — translation MMEDTQAIDWDIEEEEETEQSCESLGCNLEPVGRLHIFSGAHGPEKDFPLHLGKNVIGRMPGCSVALPFPSISKQHAEIEISAWDKAPILRDCGSLNGTQILRPPKVLSPGVSHRLRDQELILFADLPCQYHRLDVPLPFVSRGPLTVEETPRVQGGTQPQRLLLAEDSEEEVDSLSERCVIKKSRTTSSSVGMIVPESDEEGNSPVLGGPGLPFAFTLNSDTVAEDQQPATEEASSAARRGAAIEPEQSEAEVTTEIQLEKNQPSVKERDNDTKVKRGAGNGVVLAGMMLERSQPPAEDSDTDVDDDSRPPGRPAEVHLERVQPLGFIDSDTDIEEEGIPATPAVVPMKKRKIFHGVGIRGPGAPGLAHLQESQAGSDTDMEEGKAPQAVPLKKSQASMVINSDTDDEEEVSAALTLARLKESQPALWNRDAEEDMAQPVVLLQRSQTTTGRDSDTDEEEKLPVENKEAVPKGHTKIRALFRAHSEKNQHSFRDSDKSVEADKSSPGIHLERSQASTTVDINTQVKESAMVPMQGTNQTDVEAGGGREKLLVVSLEEAWPPPHGLCETDAEEGTSLAASAVADVRKSQLPAEGDAGAEWATAVLKQERALKVGAQGQSPVAQMEQDLPISRENLTDLVVDTDALGESTQRQGEGAQVPTGREREPHVGGTKDSKDNCDDSEDLDLQATQCFLERKNQSLEAVQSMEDEPTQTFMLTPPQEPGPSHCSFQTPGSLDEPWEVLATQPFCLRESKDSETQPFDTYLEACGSCLSPPRAIPGDQHPESPVHTEPMGIQGREMQTMDKDMGLNCKMPPAKKASRIRAAKKASRGDQESPDACLHPTVPETSAPPLKPLNSQSQKRLAPQPLLSPFPPSIEPTIPKTRQNGNREAPGTPLSSELEPFHPKPKIITQKSSRMTPFPATSAALEPQPSTSTTHPDTPKPTSQATRGKTNRSSVKTPETFVPTAPELQPSTSTDQPVTPEPTFQATRGRKNRFSVKTPETVVPTAPEPHPSTSRDQPVTPKPTSQATRGKTNRSSIKTPETFVPTAPELQPSTSTNQLVTHEFTSWATRGRTNRSSVKTPESTVPVAPELPPSTSTDQPVTPEPTSRTTRGRTNKSSVKTPESVVSTAPELQPCTSTDQLVTPEPTSQTTRGRTNKSAVKSPESVVSTAPELQPCTSTDQLVTPEPTSRATRGRKNRSSVKNPERVISTAPELQASTSTDQPVTPEPTSQATRRRKNRSSVKTPETVVPIASELQASAFTDQPVTPEPTSQATRGRKNRPSVKTPETVVPIASELQASASTDQPVTPEPTFQATRGRKNRSSVKTPETVVPIASELQASASTDQPVTPEPTSQATRGRKNRPSVKTPETVVPIASELQASASTDQPVTPEPTSRTTRGRTNRSSVKTPESVVPTAPELQVSASTVQPVTPEPTSQTTRGRTNRSSVKTPESVVPIAPELQPSTSRNQLVTPEPTSRATRGRTDGSSVRTPEPVVPTAPEPLPTTSIDQPVTPKPTSRATRGRVNRSSVKTPKPVEPAASNLEPLIPTDLPVTPEAIAQGSQSKTLRSSIVSAVSVPTTLEFQSPVTTDQPISPEPIPQASCSKRQRVIGNPGSLKTPIDHKPCSAPLETKSQASRNQRWGAVREAESLTAIPEPASFQLLETPTHASQIQKVEAVGRSRFTSEPQPKVSQSRKRAFATTDSPPLQKQPRREVSQKTVFLKEELEDTTEKPGKEEDVMTPKPGKKKRDQAEEEPNSIQSRSLRRTKFTRESTAPKVLFTGVVDAQGERAVLALGGSLADSAAEASHLVTDRIRRTVKFLCALGRGIPILSLDWLHQSRKAGCFLPPDEYVVTDPEQEKNFGFSLQDALSRARERRLLEGYEIHVTPGVQPPPPQMGEIISCCGGTVLPSMPRSYKPQRVVITCSQDFPRCSVPRRVGLPLLSPEFLLTGVLKQEAKPEAFVLSPLEMSST, via the exons ATGATGGAGGACACCCAAGCTATTGATTGGGACattgaagaagaggaggagacagagcAATCCTGTGAATCCTTGGGGTGTAACTTGGAGCCAGTAGGGCGGCTACATATCTTTAGTGGTGCCCATGGACCAGAAAAAG ATTTCCCACTACACCTTGGGAAGAATGTGATAGGCCGAATGCCTGGCTGCTCTGTGGCCCTGCCCTTTCCATCTATCTCCAAACAACATGCAGAGATTGAAATCTCAGCCTGGGACAAGGCACCTATCCTCCGAGACTGTGGGAGCCTTAATGGTACTCAAATCCTGAGGCCTCCTAAGGTTTTGAGCCCTGGGGTGAGTCACCGTCTGAGGGACCAGGAATTGATTCTCTTTGCTGACTTGCCCTGCCAGTACCATCGCCTGGATGTCCCCCTGCCCTTTGTCTCCCGGGGCCCTCTGACTGTAGAAGAGACACCCAGGGTACAGGGAGGAACTCAACCCCAGAGGCTTCTGTTGGCTGAGGACTCAGAGGAGGAAGTAG ATTCTCTTTCTGAAAGGTGTGTGATAAAAAAATCAAGGACAACATCTTCCTCCGTGGGAATGATAGTTCCAGAGAG TGATGAAGAGGGGAATTCCCCTGTCCTGGGTGGCCCTGGGCTGCCTTTTGCCTTCACTTTGAACAGTGACACAGTTGCAGAAGATCAGCAACCAGCCACAGAGGAGGCCTCCTCAGCTGCCAGAAGAGGTGCTGCTATAGAGCCAGAGCAGTCTGAAGCTGAAGTCACAACTGAAATCCAGCTTGAAAAGAATCAGCCTTCAGTGAAGGAGAGGGACAATGACACAAAAGTCAAGAGGGGTGCAGGGAATGGGGTTGTTTTAGCTGGGATGATGCTGGAGAGGAGCCAACCTCCTGCAGAGGACAGTGACACAGATGTGGATGATGACAGCAGGCCTCCTGGAAGGCCAGCTGAGGTCCATTTAGAAAGGGTTCAGCCTCTTGGCTTCATCGACAGTGACACTGATATAGAAGAAGAGGGGATCCCAGCAACCCCAGCTGTAGTTCCtatgaagaagaggaagatctTCCATGGAGTTGGTATAAGGGGTCCTGGAGCACCAGGGCTGGCCCATCTGCAGGAGAGTCAGGCTGGTAGTGATACAGATATGGAGGAGGGCAAAGCCCCACAGGCTGTCCCTCTGAAAAAAAGCCAAGCTTCCATGGTGATCAATAGCGATACAGATGATGAGGAAGAAGTCTCAGCAGCGCTGACTTTAGCACGTCTGAAAGAGAGTCAACCTGCTCTATGGAACAGAGATGCAGAAGAGGACATGGCCCAACCTGTGGTCCTTCTGCAGCGAAGCCAAACCACCACTGGGAGAGACAGTGACACAGATGAGGAGGAAAAGCTCCCAGTGGAAAATAAAGAAGCTGTCCCCAAGGGTCACACAAAGATTAGAGCCCTTTTTAGAGCGCATTCAGAAAAAAACCAACATTCTTTTAGGGACAGTGATAAGAGTGTGGAAGCAGATAAGAGTTCACCTGGGATCCACCTGGAGAGAAGCCAAGCCTCCACCACAGTGGACATCAACACACAAGTGAAGGAGTCAGCCATGGTGCCTATGCAGGGGACAAATCAAACAGATGTGGAAGCAGGTGGGGGACGAGAAAAGCTGCTTGTGGTATCTCTAGAAGAAGCCTGGCCTCCTCCACATGGGCTCTGTGAAACAGATGCAGAGGAGGGCACCTCCTTGGCAGCCTCAGCAGTTGCAGATGTAAGAAAGAGCCAGCTTCCAGCAGAAGGGGATGCTGGGGCAGAGTGGGCAACAGCTGTTCTTAAGCAGGAGAGAGCTCTTAAGGTGGGGGCCCAAGGTCAATCACCTGTGGCACAAATGGAGCAGGACCTCCCTATCTCAAGAGAGAACCTCACAGATCTGGTGGTGGATACAGATGCTTTAGGGGAATCCACCCAGCGACAGGGAGAGGGAGCCCAGGTCCCcacaggaagggagagagaaccACATGTGGGTGGAACCAAGGACTCTAAAGACAACTGTGATG ATTCTGAAGATCTGGACCTACAAGCTACCCAATGCTTTCTGGAGAGAAAGAATCAGAGCTTAGAAG CAGTCCAGAGTATGGAGGATGAACCTACCCAGACCTTCATGTTGACTCCACCCCAAGAACCTGGCCCTTCCCATTGCAGCTTCCAGACACCAG GTAGCCTAGATGAACCATGGGAGGTCCTGGCTACACAGCCATTCTGTCTGAGAGAGTCCAAGGACTCTGAGACCCAGCCTTTTGACACCTACCTTGAGGCCTGTGGATCTTGCCTGTCTCCACCTAGGGCAATACCAGGAGACCAACATCCAGAGAGCCCAGTCCACACAGAGCCAATGGGGATTCAAGGCAGAGAGATGCAGACTATGGATAAAGATATGG GCCTGAATTGCAAGATGCCACCTGCTAAGAAGGCTTCCAGGATCAGAGCTGCTAAGAAAGCTTCCAGG GGTGATCAGGAATCTCCAGATGCTTGTCTGCATCCTACAGTGCCTGAAACGTCAGCCCCACCCCTAAAGCCCCTTAACTCTCAGAGCCAGAAACGTCTTGCACCTCAgccccttctttctccctttccaccTTCTATCGAGCCAACCATTCCTAAGACCAGGCAAAATGGGAATCGGGAAGCTCCAGGGACTCCCTTGTCCTCAGAGCTGGAGCCTTTTCATCCAAAGCCTAAGATCATAACTCAGAAGTCCTCCAGGATGACACCCTTTCCAGCTACCTCAGCTGCCCTTGAGCCCCAGCCTTCCACCTCCACAACCCATCCAGACACTCCCAAGCCCACATCTCAGGCCACTAGGGGCAAGACAAATAGGTCCTCTGTCAAGACCCCTGAAACATTTGTCCCCACAGCCCCTGAGCTCCAGCCTTCCACTTCCACAGACCAGCCTGTCACACCTGAGCCCACATTTCAGGCTACTAGGGGAAGAAAAAATAGATTCTCTGTCAAGACCCCTGAAACAGTTGTCCCCACAGCCCCTGAGCCCCACCCTTCCACCTCCAGAGACCAGCCTGTCACTCCCAAGCCCACATCTCAGGCCACTAGGGGCAAGACAAATAGGTCCTCTATCAAGACCCCTGAAACATTTGTACCTACAGCCCCTGAGCTCCAGCCTTCCACCTCCACAAACCAACTTGTCACCCATGAGTTTACGTCTTGGGCTACTAGGGGCAGGACAAATAGGTCCTCTGTCAAGACCCCTGAATCAACTGTCCCTGTAGCCCCTGAGCTCCCACCTTCCACCTCCACAGACCAGCCTGTCACCCCTGAGCCCACATCTCGGACCACTAGGGGCAGGACAAATAAGTCCTCTGTCAAGACTCCTGAATCAGTTGTATCCACAGCCCCTGAGCTCCAACCTTGCACCTCCACAGACCAGCTTGTCACCCCTGAGCCCACATCTCAGACCACTAGGGGCAGGACAAATAAGTCCGCTGTCAAGTCCCCTGAATCAGTTGTATCCACAGCCCCTGAGCTCCAACCTTGCACCTCCACAGACCAGCTTGTCACCCCTGAGCCCACATCTCGGGCTactagaggaagaaaaaatagatcCTCTGTCAAGAACCCTGAACGAGTTATCTCCACAGCCCCTGAGCTCCAGGCCTCCACCTCCACAGACCAGCCTGTCACCCCTGAGCCTACATCTCAGGCTACTAGGCGAAGAAAAAATAGGTCCTCTGTCAAGACCCCTGAAACAGTAGTCCCCATAGCCTCTGAGCTCCAGGCTTCTGCCTTCACAGACCAGCCTGTCACCCCTGAGCCCACATCTCAGGCTACTAGGGGAAGAAAAAATAGGCCCTCTGTCAAGACCCCTGAAACAGTTGTCCCCATAGCCTCTGAGCTCCAGGCTTCTGCCTCCACAGACCAGCCTGTCACCCCTGAGCCCACATTTCAGGCTACTAGGGGAAGAAAAAATAGGTCCTCTGTCAAGACCCCTGAAACAGTTGTCCCCATAGCCTCTGAGCTCCAGGCTTCTGCCTCCACAGACCAGCCTGTCACCCCTGAGCCCACATCTCAGGCTACTAGGGGAAGAAAAAATAGGCCCTCTGTCAAGACCCCTGAAACAGTTGTCCCCATAGCCTCTGAGCTCCAGGCTTCTGCCTCCACAGACCAGCCTGTCACCCCTGAGCCCACATCTCGGACCACTAGGGGCAGGACAAACAGGTCCTCTGTCAAGACCCCTGAATCAGTCGTACCCACAGCCCCTGAGCTCCAGGTTTCTGCCTCCACAGTTCAACCTGTAACCCCTGAGCCTACATCTCAGACCACTAGGGGCAGGACAAATAGGTCCTCTGTCAAGACCCCTGAATCAGTTGTCCCTATAGCCCCTGAGCTCCAGCCTTCGACCTCCAGAAACCAGCTTGTCACCCCTGAGCCCACATCTAGGGCCACTAGGGGCAGGACAGATGGGTCTTCTGTCAGGACCCCTGAACCAGTTGTCCCCACAGCCCCTGAGCCCCTTCCTACAACCTCCATAGACCAGCCTGTCACACCTAAGCCCACATCTAGAGCCACTAGAGGAAGAGTAAATAGGTCCTCTGTCAAGACTCCCAAACCAGTTGAACCAGCAGCCTCTAATCTTGAGCCTCTTATCCCCACAGACCTGCCTGTCACCCCTGAGGCCATAGCTCAGGGTAGTCAGAGCAAAACACTGAGGTCTTCTATAGTAAGTGCTGTGTCCGTTCCTACCACCCTTGAATTCCAGTCCCCTGTTACCACAGATCAGCCTATTTCCCCTGAGCCTATTCCTCAAGCTAGTTGCAGCAAGAGGCAGAGAGTCATTGGGAATCCTGGCTCCCTCAAAACTCCCATTGACCATAAGCCTTGCTCTGCACCCCTGGAAACTAAATCCCAGGCCTCAAGGAACCAAAGATGGGGAGCAGTTAGAGAAGCTGAATCCCTTACAGCCATTCCTGAGCCTGCCTCTTTCCAGCTTCTTGAGACACCAACTCATGCCTCCCAGatccaaaaggtggaagcagTAGGTAGATCTAGGTTTACCTCAGAGCCCCAGCCTAAGGTCTCTCAAAGCCGCAAGAGGGCTTTTGCTACCACGGATTCACCACCACTTCAAAAACAGCCCCGAAGAGAAGTCTCCCAGAAGACAGTGTTTCTCAAGGAAGAGTTAGAAGATACTACAGAGAAGCCAGGGAAAGAAGAG GATGTCATGACTCcaaaaccaggcaagaaaaagagagaccagGCAGAGGAGGAGCCCAATAGCATACAGAGCCGCAGCCTCCGACGGACCAAATTTACCCGGGAATCAACAGCCCCCAAA GTGCTCTTCACAGGAGTGGTGGATGCCCAGGGAGAGCGGGCCGTGCTGGCACTGGGGGGAAGTCTGGCTGATTCAGCGGCAGAGGCTTCCCACCTGGTCACTGATCGAATCCGCCGGACAGTCAAGTTCCTGTGTGCCCTGGGGCGGGGAATCCCCATTCTCTCCCTGGACTGGCTGCATCAG TCCCGCAAGGCTGGTTGCTTCTTACCCCCGGATGAATATGTGGTGACTGATCCTGAGCAAGAGAAGAACTTTGGCTTTAGCCTTCAAGATGCTCTGAGCCGGGCTCGGGAGCGAAGGCTGCTGGAG GGCTATGAGATCCATGTGACCCCTGGAGTCCAGCCACCACCACCTCAGATGGGAGAGATCATCAGCTGCTGTGGAGGCACTGTCCTACCCAGCATGCCTCGGTCCTATAAG